TCAACCAGCAGGACGGCTTCGACTGTCCGGGCTGCGCGTGGCCCGACCCCGGGCATCGGTCCGTGCAGGAGTACTGCGAGAACGGCGCGAAGGCGCTGGCTGAGGAGGGCACGCGCGAGCGCGTGACGCCGGAGTTCTTCCGTGAATGGAGCGTGGCGCGGCTCGCGGAGCAGTCCGACCTGTGGCTGGGCAAGGCGGGCCGCCTCACGCACCCCATGGTGCTGCGCGAGGGCGCGGCGCACTACGAGCCCATCTCCTGGGATGACGCCTTCGCGCTGGTGGCGGAGGAGCTGAACGCGCTGGGCTCGCCGGACGAGGCGGCCTTCTACACGTCCGGCCGCACGAGCAATGAGGCCGCGTTCCTCTACCAGCTGTTCGTGCGGCAGTTCGGCACCAACAACCTGCCGGACTGCTCGAACATGTGCCACGAGTCCAGCGGCACGGGGCTGTCGGAGACGATTGGCATTGGCAAGGGGTCGGTGACGCTGGAGGACTTCGACCACGCGCAGGCCATCTTCGTCATCGGGCAGAACCCGGGCACCAATCACCCGCGCATGCTGACGGCGCTCCAGGCCGCCGCTCGCCGGGGCTGTGAAATCGTCAGCGTCAACCCGCTGCCGGAGACGGGGCTCAACCGCTTCAAGCACCCGCAGGAGGTGCTGCACCTGTTCGGCCCGGGCACGGCGCTGAACAAGCTGTTCCTCCAGGTGCGCATCAACGGCGACGTGGCGCTGCTCCAGGGCCTGGGCAAGGCGCTGCTGGACCGCGAGGCGAAGGCGCCGGGCACGGTGGTGGACCGGGCCTTCGTCGAGGGCAAGACGACGGGCTTCGACGCGTACGTGGCGCACCTGGCCACGGTGTCCTGGGACGACGTGGTGGAGCAGAGCGGGGTGCCGCGCGAGCAGATCGAAGAGGCCGCGGACATCCTGGCGCGCTCGGAGCGCACCATCTTCTGCTGGGCCATGGGGCTCACGCAGCATAGGAACGCCGTGGGCAACGTGCAGGAGATCGTGAACCTCACGCTCCTGCGCGGCAGCATCGGCAAGCAGGGCGCGGGCGTGTGCCCGGTGCGCGGTCACAGCAACGTGCAGGGCGACCGCACCATGGGCATCTGGGAGCACGCCAAGCCGGAGTTCATGGACGCGCTGTCAAAGGAGTTCGGCTTCGCGCCGCCGCGCCACACCGGCCTGGACACGGTGGGGACGATCCAGGCGCTGCATGACGGGCGCGTGAAGGTGTTCTTCGCCATGGGCGGCAACTTCCTGTCCGCAACACCGGACACGGAGTTCACCGCGCAGGCGCTCCGGCGTGCGCGGCTCACGGTGCACGTGTCCACCAAGCTCAACCGCGCGCACCTGGTGCATGGGCAGCGCGCGCTCATCCTCCCGTGCCTGGGACGGACCGAGCACGACGTGCAGGCGTCGGGGCGGCAGTTCGTGACGGTGGAGGACTCCATGGGGATGGTGCACGCGTCGCGCGGCGCCGTGGCCCCCGCGTCCGAGCACCTGCTCAGCGAGCCCGTCATCGTGGCCCGGCTGGCGCAAGCGGTGCTGGGCGCACGCTCGAAGGTGTCGTGGATGTCCCTGGTGGAGGACTACGACCGGGTGCGCGAGCTGATCCAACGGTGCATCCCGGGCTTCGAGGACTTCAACCGCCGCGTGCACCAGCCCGGCGGGTTCGCCCTGCCCAACGGTCCGCGCGAGGGGCGCTTCACGACGAAGGACGGCAAGGCGCACTTCACGGTGCATCAGATGCCGCGCCACCGGCTGGAGCCCGGGCAGTTGATGATGATGACGCTGCGCTCGCATGATCAGTACAACACCACCGTGTACGGACTGGACGACCGCTACCGGGGCATCCACCAGGGGCGGCGCGTGGTGTTCCTGCACCCGGAGGACGTGAAGGCGCGCGGGCTGACGGCGGGGCAGAAGGTGGACCTTACCAGCCACTTCCAGGGAGAGACGCGGGTGGCGCGCGAGTTCCTGGTGGTGCCATACAACATCCCTCGCCAGTGCGCGGCCACGTACTTCCCGGAAGCGAACGTGCTGGTGCCGGTGGGCAGCTTCGCGGAGAAGAGCCGCACGCCCACGTCGAAGTCCGTGATCATCACCGTGGCCCCCAGTTCCGAGCCCACGGCCCTGATCCCCGCCAGCACTTCGAGGTCCGGGTGAGCCCGTCGAGGTCCCATGCGATGGGCCCCGGGCCCCTGCGCCCTGGCGCTCATGGCTTGCACCCGCGTGCGATTCGCGTGAGCCTCTCGAGGTCCCATGCAGCCGTTGGTTGAAGCCTCCTGGCCGGAGCCGCTCCAGGCCCTCCATGCGCGCGTCGCCGCCGCGGCGCCGCAAGAGGCCGTGGCGTCGAGCGCGGAGTGGCGCGAGGACTTCGCCCGCTGGGTGCGCGGTGCTTCGCTGGAGGAGCGCACGCGCGCCCAGGCCGCCGCGTGGGAGCGGCTGTCCCCGGGAGAGCGCACCCCGGCCGAGCTCCTCTTCCTCCTGGCCTCCTTGAGCGAGCTGCTCTGGCCCTACGAAGAGCCACGCCAGGGGCTCTTGAAGCAGATGCTCGCGAGGCGGGACGCAGCGGTGGCGGCGCTCCGCGAGGCGGGAGACACGGAGAGCGCCGAGCGCATCCAGCGGGAAAGCACCATCACGATCTCCACGGTGCTCACGCGCCACCTCAAGCGCCACCCGGAGGCGCTGTCGATGCTGGTGCGCGACGTGCCCTGCACCTACGACGGTCGCGCGCTGCGCTTCCAGGACTCGGTGGAGGTGGACCTCAAGTACGTCATGGGCACGGGCGCGAAGTCCGTGGACCTGCTGGAGCAGCTGCGCTCGCTGCTCCCCGACACGCGCGACGGTGGCCGCGACAAGCTCACCGACTTCATCCGCTCGCGCGCGGCGCGCATCCCGTGGCGTGAGGCGAGTGAGGTGCTGGGTGAGCGCCTCTTCGCGCTGGCCACGTCACCGGACGGCCGCACCGGCATGCGCGGCTTCCTCGCGTGCTACCCCAACGGGCGCAAGGAGCCGGACTGGTGCTCGCGCGCGGGGCTCCTGCTGGCGCGCACCGTGGAGGTGGGTGGACCGCCCGCGGTGGTGGAGAACCTCTGCGACCTGCTCACGCTCTTCGACGCGCCTCCGGTGGACGGCCTGCGCGGCGCATTGGGCGCGCTCGTGCAGAGCGACTTCGAGACCGCCGCTGACCTGGGCCACGCGCGCTTCGTGCTCGACCACTGCCAGGGCACGATGCGCAAGGCCGAGCCCGCGCTGGCGCTCACGCTGCTGTGGCTGGAGGAGCGCTTGTTCCGCGCCTCCGTGCGGCGTGGCGTGCCGGAGGCGTTCGAGCGGCGCACCCGCGCCCGCGCGAAGCTGGAGTCGCTGCCCGGCTTCACGCACCTGGTGTGGCTGGCGGAGGAGTGCGCGGAGATGTGGCCGCGCTTCCGCACGCCCGCGCGGCCCGGTCTGGATGGGTTGGTCGCCTGGCGCAAGGAGGTCACCTGGCGCATGGGCCGGAAGCCGGTGCTGCGCAAGGCGGCCATCGAGTTCCTCCTGTGGTGCGCACCCGATGAAGCCTCGTCGGAGGCGGAGCTGGCCACGCTGTCGCTCGTCCGCAACGCCACGGATCGGCGGCTGGTGCGCAAGATGTTGGAGCATCCGTCTCCCCGGGCCCGCTTCCGCGCCCGCTCGCTTCAGTCCTACCTCCAGGCCGGAGCAGGGAAGGACAAGCACGCACCTCCCTCCGAGCCCTCCGAGCCCGCGACGCTGACGGCCTCCCTGCGTCACCTGCACGTGACGCGCGCGGTGCCCGTGGGCGGACGCACCTGGCTGCGCGACCGCGACCTGGAGGATCTGCTCGTGGGCGCGGTGGGACGCGTGGAGGCGGATGTCGCCCAGCGCCATCTCCAGCGCTTCCGCGAGGAGACGCCGGAGCTGGTCGCGGGCCTGCTCGAAGGGCTGCGCTCGGAGCTGGCGCATGTGCAGGCGGCGCTGGGGTCGCTGGTGGCGTCGCCGCTGTCGCTGTCCATGACGGTGCACCGCCACCCCGAGCCTCCGCCGGAAGCCGCGTCCGAGATCGCCTTCATCGTGTCCGTGGAGCGCGAGGGCTTCGTGCGCACGCGCCGGGTCGTCCGCGTGCCGGTGGCGAAGCTGGAGCAGCGCGGAGAGGGGCAGTGGCTGCCGACGTTCCGCCTGGGCCGTGATCGCCTGGACGCGCTGCTCACGCGCACGGAGGCCGCGTTCTGCCTCTTCCTGGTGCCCGCCTTCGTGCGCCCGGAGCTGTGGGTGATGCCGGCCCGGCTGGCCCGGGCCTCGATGGAGGCGCAGGGCGCCCTGTCCGGTGTGCCGCGTGAGGCCGCGCAGGGCGCCTCCCGGTCCCTGGCGCAGTGGCTGGTCTACGACGTGCTGGGCCTGTGGGTGGGCGACGAGCGCCCCGACGTCATCGACGCCTCCCGCGAGGGTGACGCCGCCGCCGGCTTCGTGGTCGACCTCACCGTGCGCTGACCCTCCGGAAAAGCCCCCGGAATTGTCCGGGAATATCCAGAAGCCCCGGCGTAATGGCCCACGAGGGGTGCTGGAACACGCCTGGGAGGGGTCCCGGGTCACGGGTCCGTCCGTCGGCTGACGGAGAGGGCATGCCTCCACGCGCGCGTCGTCGCCGTGTTTCCAGAAGGCAGAGGCATTCGTCATGAAGACTTCGTTGCGTGCGGCGTGGACCCTGCTGGGTCTGGCCGCCACGGTCGGACTGGGTGCGTGTGGTGAAGGCACCGGAGTGAACGCCGAGCACCGGCTCGTGTCGTCCTCCGATGAGCCGGTTCTGGCCCAGCAGACGTCCGCGCTGTCGGACACGCTGGAGCAGTACGCGGCCAAGTGCGACGCGGCCATCGGCGCCACGGTGCCGGACTTCAACTGCGAGCTGGGCACGCTCGTGCCCACGACGAACCACGTCAACGGCAAGTGTGACCGGCCCAACCGGCTCAACGAGCAGTGCGATCCCGGCAGCCGCTTCCAGGTGCTGAAGGACACGGCGGACGTGTCCATCGTCGCGCACTGCCGGAAGCAGGGGAACGCGGCGAACTACTACGGCGACATCGCCGTCATCCAGACGAACAAGAAGAACGGCGCCACCTGCTTCTACCAGGCGCTGGGCACGCTCTACGGCGCGGACGTGAAGGCGCCCTCCAAGGGCACGGGCGCGTGGAGCTGGAAGACGCCCGCGGACACGGCGTCCATCCGCTGCGTGCGCTGCCATGACAACGGGGCCCTCATCCGCTCGCCGTACCTGACGCAGTTGACGGGCGTGAACAAGCTGCCGGGCGCGGGCGACTACGGCTTCAACCGCGACCAGCCCTACCGCTTCATCGGCGCGGACTTCGCGACGTGGAAGGCCTACAAGGTGGAGGTCGCCGGCAACGTGTGCCTGGGCTGCCACCGCATGGGCACGAACAACCAGCTGGGCTACGACGACGGCGTGGCGCTGGACCTGGGCATCCGCGCCACCGCGACGTCGGAGGTGGCGAAGAACCCGCACTCGCCCGCGTCGCCCATCTGGATGACGCCGGGCTCCACCTACTACAGCCCGGCCAACGCCGCGGCCGCCGCCGAGCTCCGTGCCTGCGCGCTGCGCCGCAACGAGGTGCCGCTGCCCAACACGGCCGCGTGCCGCATCACCCAGTACACGGACGTGGGCATCCCCAACCTCCCGGGCACCTTCACGGCGGTGTGGGAGCCGAGCACGCAGTCGGAGATCCAGGCCTACGCCCGCACCTACGCGGACTACCGCGAGAAGTATGATCAGCTCTGGTCGCAGGGCTGGCGGCTGCACACGCTGCAGCCGTACGTGGTGGGCACGCAGGTGCTCTACAACGCCGTCTGGCGCCCAAGCACGGAAGGGGAAATCCAGCTCTACGGCGCCACGTACACCGCCTTCCGCGCGAAGTACGACGAGCTGTGGCCGCAGGGCTGGCGCCTGAAGATCCTCCAGCCGTACGTGGTGAACGGGCAGACGTACTACACGGCCGTCTGGCGCCCGAGCACGGAAGGGGAGATTCAAATCTACGGCGCGACCTATGCGTCGTACCGCTCGACGTACGACTCGCTCTGGCCGCAGGGCTGGCGTCTGAAGCTGCTTCAGCCGTACGTGGTGAACGGGCAGACGTACTACACCGCCGTGTGGCGCCCCAGCACCGAGGGCGAGGTGCAGGTGTACGGCGTCACGTACGCGTCCTACCGCGCGACGTATGACTCGCTGTGGCCGCAGGGATGGCGCCTGAAGTTGCTGGAGCCGTACGTGGTGAACGGGCAGACGCTCTACACGGCGGTGTGGCGGCCTGGCACCGCGGGCGAGCTCCAGCTGTATGGCTCCGACTACAGCGGCTACCGGGAGTACTACGACTCGCTGTGGCCGCAGGGCTGGCGCCTGAAGATCCTCCGCGCCTACTGAGCGCGGTCCACCATCCGTCACCGGTCCCGGGGGGGAACCGTTTCCTCAATGAACCTGCCGAGCGAGGAGTCCGCCGTGCCGCGTTTCCACTGCGAGATGAAGTCGGAGCAGAAGGGGGCGCGCGCGCGGGCCCAGGAGGAACGTCCAGGGACCTACGTGGACGGAGTGCGGTGGCGCCAGTTCCGAGCCCGGGCACGGAGTGGATCCACGGGGGGCCATCCCCCCGCGCGTCACGAGACGGTATTGCCCGGGCCGCTGAACATCGACGAGGCCCAGCGTGCGCTTCGGATGCAGGTGGCTCCGGAGCAGGCGACCTTCGGAGAGCTGGTGGCCACGTCCGCCGCGGCGCGGGCCAGCTTCGAGCGCATGGCGTGCGCGGCGGCATGCAACGCCACGGTGCTGCTCGAAGGGGAGACGGGCACGGGCAAGAGCCGCGCGGCGCTCGCCATCCACCGGGCCGGCGCTCGCGCGAACGCGCCGTTCCTCGTCGTGGACTGCGGCGCGCTCCCGGCCAACCTCCTGGAGAGCGAGCTGTTCGGTCACGAGAAGGGGGCCTTCACCGGCGCCATCCAGCGCCGCGTGGGCGCCTTCGAGGAGGCCGACGGAGGCACCATCTTCCTGGACGAGATTGGCGAGCTCCCCGCCGAGCTCCAGCCCAAGCTCTTGCGCGTGCTGGAGAACCGGGAGATCCGCCGCCTGGGCTCCAACACGTACCAGGCGGTCAACGTGCGGGTCATCGCGGCCACGCACCGCGACCTGCGCAGGGAGGTCCAGGAGGGCCGCTTCCGCGCGGACCTGTTCTTCCGCCTCGCGGTGGTGGGCATTCCGCTGCCGTCGCTGCGCGAGCGCACGGAGGACATCCCGCTCATCGTCGAGCGCATCCTCGCGGGGCTGGGCGCCACGCCCGAACAGCTCGCGAAGCTCACCACGCCGGACTTCCTCACGCGGCTCCAGCGCGCCGCCTGGCCGGGCAACGTGCGCGAGCTGCGCAACCACCTGGAGCGCTGCCTCGTCTTCCAGAGCGCGCTTCCGCCCACGTCACCGGATGCCCTGGCCCCCGCTGCCCCTCGCGCGGTGGATGCCTCGTTGACGTACGCGGAGTCCCGGCGCCGGGCGCTGGAGACCTTCGAGCACGACTACGTCGAAGCGCTCCTCAAGCTGCACGGAGGCAAGGTGTCCCAGGCCGCCGCCGCCGCGGACATGGACCGCGTCTACCTGTACCGGCTCCTGCGCCGGCACGGGCTCAAGAGCTGACCCGGCGGGGCTCACAAATCCCGCGCGCGGCGGGAGCGGGTGTCGGAGAATCCGCCGCATGTCCGCTCCCATCCTCGACCTGCACTCGCTCCCGGCGATGCCCGCCACGCTGCTGCGCGCGGCGAACCCCTTCGGGAAGTCCCGGGGCAGCACCACGCTGCCGGCCCTGACGCTGCGGGCGCATGGCTGCCACGCGTCGCCCGTGCTGCTGGAGCGCTACCGGACCGCGTGCGGATTCGACGCCGACGGCTTCCTGCCGCTCACGTATCCCCAGGTCATGGCCACGCCGCTGCACCTCCAGCTGCTGAGCCTGCCGGACTTCCCGCACTCCGCGATGGGCATCGTGCACGTGCGCAACCGCATCCAGCAGCACCGCCGCCTGCCGGACACCGCCGCGCTCACCGTGGCCTGCCGCTTCGACGGCCAGCGCGAAGTGCCCGCGGGCCACGAGTTCGACATCGAGACGCGCGTCGAAGCCCAGGAGACCGGCGAGCTGCTCTGGCAGGCTGTCAGCACCATGCTGCGCCGCCACGCCGGGCGGAAGGACAAGGACAGCGCGCGCAAGGCCCCGCCGCCGGAAGACACGCGCTTCGCGTCCAGCCGCCCCGCGTCCTGGAACATCCCCGCGGACACCGGGCGCCGCTACGCGCGGGCCTCCGGTGACTTCAACCCCATCCACCTCACCGCCATCACCGCGAAGCCCTTCGGCTTTCCTCGCGCCATCGCGCACGGCATGTGGACGCTCGCGCGCTGCGTGGCGGAGCTGGGCGAGGCGGCCCACGCGGACGCGCTCCAGCTGGAGTGCGACTTCAAGAAGCCCCTCCTCCTTCCGTCCCGGGTGACGTTCCAGACGGCTCGCGAGTCCGCGGGCGTGGCGTTCCGGGTGCTGTCGGAGGAGGGGAAGCCGCACCTCGTGGGGCGGCTGGGCTGACGGGACGGGCGACGCGCCGGCGGGCCGGGGAGGGGCCCGCCAGACGCGTCAATCACTCAGCTCCGGGAGGTCCGGCAGACTGTCCGGGTCCAGCTTCATCAGGGCGCACAGCCGGCTCAGCGTGGGGATGGTGGGGACCATCACTCCTCGCTCGACGCGGGCCAGGACTTCCACGCCCAGTTCCAGATGCTCCGCGACTTCCTCCATGGAGAGCCCCGCCTGCTGCCGCGCTGCCTTCAGCGCGGCGCCAAGCGCTTCGGCCCGCTCTCTCCGACTCTGTGTCATCCCCCGAGCATGGCGCCATCCGGCCCGCACGTCACTTGAATCCCACACGCACCCCTCATGGACGGCGGCCCGGCCGGGGAGCGCCTCCCCGGGACGTGAAGTCCCCAACAGCCCGCTTCCCCCAGGATCCAGGCGGCGCCAGGCCCCCTCCAGGCCCTCCGGAGCCCCGCTTTCGCGGCCCTGGCTCACCCCCTGGACGCCGGGGCCGGGTGGGGTGGCCACGCGTCCCGGCCGTGCGCACGCTGCTGCCCAGGAGGGGCCTTGCACATTGGCGCCGGACAGGGGCTGTGTTACGCCGCCGCACCCTGTCTTCCATCTTTGGGACCCCAATCGAGGAGAAGTGAATGACCCGTCGTCACGTGCGCGTCGTCGGCGCGATGCTCCAGAACGAGATGGGTCGCTACCTCATCACCCAGCGTCCTCCCACCGCGTCGCTGCCCCTGCTGTGGGAGTTCCCGGGCGGCCGGGTGGAGGAGGGGGAGCAGGACACGGTGGCCCTCGCCCGCGAGCTGCTCGAGGAGATGGGGGTCCGCATCCAGGTGCTCGAGCAGGTCATGCACACCCACCACGAGTACCCGACCTACGACATCGACTTCCGCGTGTTCCGCTGCCGCTTGAGCGACCCGGACGCGGAGATCCACCACCTGCGCGTGCATGACCACCGCTGGGTGGCCCTGGAGGAGATGGGCGAGTACCGCTTCCCCGACGCGGACGCGAAGACCCTGGCCCGGCTGCTGGACCTGGACCACTGACCGTGCGCCCCACCACGCGTCTCGTCGCAGCCGCGGGCCTCCTGCTGTCCGCCGCCTGCTCCAGCTCCCGTCCCACGCCCTCGGCCTCCAGCGCCCCGGACGCCGGCATGCACCAGGTGCCCGCCACGGGGCTCGAGGGCTGCCTGCTCTACACGGACGGCCGCCAGACGGGCGCCGTGCCCCGCCAGGTCCCGGAGATGTCCGGCCTGGCCGCCAGCCAGCGCCACCCGGGCATCTTCTGGGGACACAACGACTCCAACAACGCCTTCGAGCTGTTCGCCCTGGACGAGACGGGCGCGGTGAAGGCCACGCTGAGCCTCACCGGCGCGGACCCTCGCGACATCGAGGACATCGCCGTGGGCCCGTGCGCGCCCGGCGGCAATGACTCCTGCATCTTCCTGGCGGACACCGGCGACAACTTCGAGCGGCGCAAGGAGGTGCGCCTGTTCCGGCTGCCGGAGCCCGCGTCCGTCACCGACGCCTCGCTCCCGGTGG
This DNA window, taken from Corallococcus coralloides DSM 2259, encodes the following:
- a CDS encoding sigma-54 interaction domain-containing protein produces the protein MNLPSEESAVPRFHCEMKSEQKGARARAQEERPGTYVDGVRWRQFRARARSGSTGGHPPARHETVLPGPLNIDEAQRALRMQVAPEQATFGELVATSAAARASFERMACAAACNATVLLEGETGTGKSRAALAIHRAGARANAPFLVVDCGALPANLLESELFGHEKGAFTGAIQRRVGAFEEADGGTIFLDEIGELPAELQPKLLRVLENREIRRLGSNTYQAVNVRVIAATHRDLRREVQEGRFRADLFFRLAVVGIPLPSLRERTEDIPLIVERILAGLGATPEQLAKLTTPDFLTRLQRAAWPGNVRELRNHLERCLVFQSALPPTSPDALAPAAPRAVDASLTYAESRRRALETFEHDYVEALLKLHGGKVSQAAAAADMDRVYLYRLLRRHGLKS
- a CDS encoding FdhF/YdeP family oxidoreductase, whose translation is MEQGQDGKGNALAVPAAQPPLENRAPDVGPVKTVAGGVTAVLSAFKHVLGEAGPWRGGKLIWKVNQQDGFDCPGCAWPDPGHRSVQEYCENGAKALAEEGTRERVTPEFFREWSVARLAEQSDLWLGKAGRLTHPMVLREGAAHYEPISWDDAFALVAEELNALGSPDEAAFYTSGRTSNEAAFLYQLFVRQFGTNNLPDCSNMCHESSGTGLSETIGIGKGSVTLEDFDHAQAIFVIGQNPGTNHPRMLTALQAAARRGCEIVSVNPLPETGLNRFKHPQEVLHLFGPGTALNKLFLQVRINGDVALLQGLGKALLDREAKAPGTVVDRAFVEGKTTGFDAYVAHLATVSWDDVVEQSGVPREQIEEAADILARSERTIFCWAMGLTQHRNAVGNVQEIVNLTLLRGSIGKQGAGVCPVRGHSNVQGDRTMGIWEHAKPEFMDALSKEFGFAPPRHTGLDTVGTIQALHDGRVKVFFAMGGNFLSATPDTEFTAQALRRARLTVHVSTKLNRAHLVHGQRALILPCLGRTEHDVQASGRQFVTVEDSMGMVHASRGAVAPASEHLLSEPVIVARLAQAVLGARSKVSWMSLVEDYDRVRELIQRCIPGFEDFNRRVHQPGGFALPNGPREGRFTTKDGKAHFTVHQMPRHRLEPGQLMMMTLRSHDQYNTTVYGLDDRYRGIHQGRRVVFLHPEDVKARGLTAGQKVDLTSHFQGETRVAREFLVVPYNIPRQCAATYFPEANVLVPVGSFAEKSRTPTSKSVIITVAPSSEPTALIPASTSRSG
- a CDS encoding MaoC family dehydratase; this encodes MSAPILDLHSLPAMPATLLRAANPFGKSRGSTTLPALTLRAHGCHASPVLLERYRTACGFDADGFLPLTYPQVMATPLHLQLLSLPDFPHSAMGIVHVRNRIQQHRRLPDTAALTVACRFDGQREVPAGHEFDIETRVEAQETGELLWQAVSTMLRRHAGRKDKDSARKAPPPEDTRFASSRPASWNIPADTGRRYARASGDFNPIHLTAITAKPFGFPRAIAHGMWTLARCVAELGEAAHADALQLECDFKKPLLLPSRVTFQTARESAGVAFRVLSEEGKPHLVGRLG
- a CDS encoding (deoxy)nucleoside triphosphate pyrophosphohydrolase, whose product is MTRRHVRVVGAMLQNEMGRYLITQRPPTASLPLLWEFPGGRVEEGEQDTVALARELLEEMGVRIQVLEQVMHTHHEYPTYDIDFRVFRCRLSDPDAEIHHLRVHDHRWVALEEMGEYRFPDADAKTLARLLDLDH
- a CDS encoding helix-turn-helix domain-containing protein; the protein is MTQSRRERAEALGAALKAARQQAGLSMEEVAEHLELGVEVLARVERGVMVPTIPTLSRLCALMKLDPDSLPDLPELSD